From Musa acuminata AAA Group cultivar baxijiao chromosome BXJ3-8, Cavendish_Baxijiao_AAA, whole genome shotgun sequence, one genomic window encodes:
- the LOC135644156 gene encoding uncharacterized protein LOC135644156 — protein sequence MGSLMAGWSSPFQDPNHVKVQRNRSLTRGEIDAFWKEKKSKEEYVGAVNGLVDSNQENINIGSSEMLQPSGDLPPRDRKQSILNSSSKSDADILKTNCWWTRSSYAFLNAIPVTSMEGPSYKYASQYNSSGSVEKNGMYDFAVELLDYCTYVPVRKLCCVYQHILNVLVGGVADLLADRSSSLIWFL from the exons ATGGGTTCTCTAATGGCAGGATGGAGTTCTCCGTTTCAGGATCCTAACCATG TCAAGGTTCAGAGGAACAGATCACTCACCAGAGGAGAGATTGATGCATTCTGGAAAGAAAAGAAGTCCAAGGAAGAATATGTGGGCGCAGTCAACGGTCTTGTGGATAGTAATCAG GAGAACATAAACATAGGGTCCAGCGAAATGCTACAACCATCAGGGGATCTGCCACCGCGTGATAGGAAGCAGAGCATTCTGAACAGTAGCTCCAAATCCGACGCTGACATCCTTAAGACAAATTGCTG GTGGACAAGGAGCAGTTATGCGTTTCTAAATGCAATTCCTGTAACGTCCATGGAAGGTCCTTCTTACAAATATGCGTCACA ATATAACTCCTCTGGTAGTGTAGAGAAGAACGGCATGTATGATTTTGCGGTAGAACTTTTGGATTACTGTACATATGTCCCTGTACGAAAGCTGTGTTGTGTTTATCAGCATATTCTAAATGTGCTAGTTGGTGGTGTTGCTGATTTGTTGGCGGATCGTTCATCTTCACTTATCTGGTTCCTGTAG